The Syntrophobacterales bacterium nucleotide sequence CAAAGGCAGATCCCGAACAAAACATGTCGTTGACAGCACAGAATGGAAACAATAGACCGTGCAGAGAATGGATGTACAGAAAAAGAGCATTGGCCGTTAAGAGATCGACTATACCCTATAGCCCCATTAGGCCACGATAATGAACCTGGAAATTTTGGTGAATGTCGTTGCAGTCTCAGGAATGGCGCCGCCATTCTGTTTCTACTTTCACCCTGATCCTGGCCTGAGCTGGAATGATATCCATGACGGCAGGATAGTCAGGGGTTGTCGAAAAGTTATGTTCTCACTTTGGCAACTTGGGCACTTCGGTTCCTTTTTCTCGTCTTCGTAAACCCGAAAGGCACGACCGCAATCCTTGCATTCGTATTGCTTACCAGGCATTTTCACCTCTTCCTTAATTTCTTTATTATATCACACTATGGATGCACAGGCATACAGGGTATGGGGCAGGCTGAGACACTCGAAAATTATCGTTCACTGCAGACCGACCCGCTGGGCCGTAATTATCGGTTTTATTCCTTGTCGTCATACTTCACACAATGGACGTCTGTTTCTTTCTTTATCTCATAGATCATAAAATATGCAACATCCTCCACTGGGTCCGGCGAGACTAAAGACTATATTTGGGCTATTTAAAACGACCGTCCGCAGAGAGTGTATGATAATCTCCCGTTTCGATAATAACTATATAATGCCTGCCTCCGTTCCTACTGCCCATCTTGACACTTCGGCTAACCGGAAGCATGGCTCGTGGATACGGTCGTCAAATTCGAGAACTTTATATGCACGGTTATTGTACTTGTCGGCCTTAGGTGTCTCCTTGGCTCGCTCTTCGCGAAACAATTGAACTGGGTCAAGCCTGCCATTGTCCTCATATCAGTAATAACCTTCAGGCTAATAATATGGGCAGCATGCCATCGGTACACTGATAAAACAGCATACCTTTTTCTATGTCGCTACATCGTACGCTCTCTTTTCTATAGCAAGATAGCGGTGGGTTTCTTCTTTCCGAGATTTTTCGGATTTACCATGGAACAAGTGGGAGGCCGCCTGTTTCGAAGTAGAAGCGACAAACACCGCGCTGACTATCACCCTCGCTGCAAAAATTTCAACCAGCTTGCGGTTCTGGCGTCTATTATGTACATTAAGATAATTATAATAATAAACACAACCGTGGCAGTCCCCATGCTCCAGAAACTGGAGGAGCAGACCGGAGCAACCAGAAGTCTGCGGCTGATTCAGAAGGAGGTCTGAGTATGCAAATAATCGTGGGAATATCAGGAGCCACAGGCTCCATTTACGGCATACGGTTGCTTGAGGTCCTGAAGCAGATGAAAGTGGAGACCCATCTTATAATCTCTTCCGCCGCAAAACAGATCATTCCCGGGGAAACAAGGTATACTGTGGCCCAAGTCGAAGAGATGGCATCTTTTGTTCACGATAACGACAACCTCGCCGCACCCATTTCGAGCGGTTCTTTCAAGACCGACGGCATGATCGTGGCCCCATGTTCAATCAAGTCTCTTTCCGGGATCGCCCATTCATATAATGACAATTTACTGACCCGAGCCGCAGATGTAACGCTGAAGGAAAGAAGGAGGCTTGTCCTTACGGTCCGAGAGACACCCCTCCATCAGGGACACCTCGATTTGATGCTCAAAGCAACCAATATAGGGGCGATCATTTACCCACCAGTACCTGCTTTTTACTCAAACCCTGTAAGCATCAACGACCTGGTGAACCACACCGTCGGGAAATTACTTGATCTATTCAGTATTGACGCAAAACTCTTTCGGAGATGGGGTGGCACCCCCCCTTACGTAAGCCAGGAATCTAACGACTTCGTCTGACCCTTACACATTAGATAGCGTCTACACGAGGAAGAAGAGATGCTCTAACAAGAATATCAAGAACCAATAGGAGATATTCTTATGTCAACGGAGTTACATCGGCACGATATTAACGACAAGTCTTGGGCATTGATCGAACCATACATGCTGGGTAAGCGAGGTCAATGGGATGGTATAGCGGAAGATAACCGGCGATTCATCAATGGGGTATGCTGGATACTACGCACCGGAGCATCATGGCGCGACTTACCAATCAAATACGGTAATTGGAACAGCGTAGCGAAACGGTTCAGGGATGGGTCAAGTATGGGCTATGGGAGAACATCCTCGAAAAACTTATCGACGACCCGGACTACGAATGGCTCATGATAGATGCCAGCCATTCCACATGGCACAGGCGCTGTTGGCGGTAACCAAGACAAAAAGGGGATCTGGCCGTGGA carries:
- a CDS encoding UbiX family flavin prenyltransferase, with amino-acid sequence MQIIVGISGATGSIYGIRLLEVLKQMKVETHLIISSAAKQIIPGETRYTVAQVEEMASFVHDNDNLAAPISSGSFKTDGMIVAPCSIKSLSGIAHSYNDNLLTRAADVTLKERRRLVLTVRETPLHQGHLDLMLKATNIGAIIYPPVPAFYSNPVSINDLVNHTVGKLLDLFSIDAKLFRRWGGTPPYVSQESNDFV
- a CDS encoding transposase; its protein translation is MSTELHRHDINDKSWALIEPYMLGKRGQWDGIAEDNRRFINGVCWILRTGASWRDLPIKYGNWNSVAKRFRDGSSMGYGRTSSKNLSTTRTTNGS